From one Microbulbifer sp. A4B17 genomic stretch:
- a CDS encoding tryptophan 2,3-dioxygenase, translated as MTITYSSYLKVDELLQCQKPLSDGPEHDELLFITIHQSYELWFKQMLHELDFLVRLFNAGDRNRALHTLKRVDTIYRTLIQQVDILETLTPLEFMSFRDRLSTASGFQSYQFRELEFLYGAKDPKKLENYTPGSEHYQRLMKRLEAPTLWDAFLNFLVHEGHKVPTTELERDFSQVAEPSSAVQKILIDVYRNDPLVSEICEALVDIDTSLQQWRYRHVKMVERTIGRKMGTGGSSGVGYLQGTLFRPVFPDLWAIRSEF; from the coding sequence ATGACAATAACTTATAGCTCTTACCTAAAAGTAGACGAGCTTTTGCAGTGCCAGAAACCCCTTTCCGATGGCCCCGAGCACGACGAACTACTTTTCATTACTATTCATCAAAGCTACGAGCTCTGGTTCAAGCAAATGCTGCATGAACTGGACTTCCTGGTGCGACTGTTCAACGCAGGGGATCGCAATCGCGCTTTGCATACGCTAAAACGTGTCGACACAATTTATCGTACATTAATTCAACAGGTCGATATCCTGGAAACCCTCACCCCACTGGAGTTTATGTCTTTCCGCGATCGACTATCCACAGCTAGTGGTTTTCAGTCGTACCAGTTTCGCGAGTTGGAATTTCTCTACGGAGCCAAGGACCCGAAAAAACTGGAAAACTATACCCCTGGCTCAGAGCACTACCAGCGCTTGATGAAGCGCCTTGAGGCGCCGACCCTTTGGGACGCTTTCCTAAACTTTTTGGTTCACGAGGGGCATAAGGTACCCACTACTGAGCTTGAAAGGGATTTTAGCCAAGTTGCGGAGCCTTCTTCAGCCGTCCAGAAAATACTGATCGATGTCTATCGGAATGATCCACTGGTAAGTGAAATCTGTGAGGCTCTGGTGGACATCGATACTTCGTTACAACAGTGGCGTTACCGACATGTAAAAATGGTCGAGCGAACAATTGGTAGGAAAATGGGGACTGGTGGCTCAAGCGGGGTAGGTTATTTACAGGGAACCCTATTTAGACCCGTTTTCCCCGATCTCTGGGCAATTCGTTCAGAATTCTGA
- a CDS encoding Zn-dependent hydrolase, with protein sequence MENPAQNLRVNGSRLWNSLMEIAEIGATPAGGCNRQALTDEDGEGRDLFVRWCRDIGCEVRVDRMGNIFARRPGADNSLPAVVTGSHLDTQPTGGKFDGVYGVLAGLEVLRTLEDQSIRTKAPLEVVVWTNEEGARFSPAMVGSGVWAGEFSLEYGHSRADKSGITIGEELERIGYLGTEPAQPRAIKASFEAHIEQGPILEKQDQVIGVVTGVQGIRWYDVTFYGMPCHAGPTPMEDRRDPVQAMSILCERLYRETREYSGDARMTCGDLKAAPGSRNTVPEEVVLALDLRHPLPEGLNHLHESLYKAAEKVQEETGTRIDIREEWYSPPVAFDKHCINAVSSAVQTLGYSNRKMVSGAGHDSVYVSRVAPASMIFVPCEGGLSHNEAESAEPDHLEAGCNVLLHAMLNSAELA encoded by the coding sequence ATGGAAAACCCTGCACAAAACTTACGTGTCAATGGTTCTCGCCTTTGGAATAGCCTGATGGAAATCGCTGAGATAGGTGCGACTCCTGCGGGCGGGTGCAATCGCCAGGCCCTAACTGACGAAGATGGCGAAGGGCGTGACCTTTTCGTACGCTGGTGTCGAGATATAGGCTGCGAAGTCAGGGTGGACCGGATGGGTAATATTTTTGCCCGTCGCCCAGGAGCAGATAACAGTTTGCCTGCTGTGGTGACCGGCTCCCACCTGGATACGCAACCAACGGGTGGCAAATTTGACGGTGTATATGGCGTACTTGCCGGGCTGGAAGTTCTGCGCACATTAGAAGACCAGAGTATCAGGACCAAGGCTCCCTTAGAGGTGGTCGTATGGACCAATGAGGAGGGGGCACGTTTCTCTCCTGCAATGGTGGGCTCAGGTGTTTGGGCTGGGGAATTCAGTCTGGAGTATGGACACAGCCGTGCGGATAAATCCGGTATCACTATCGGAGAAGAACTGGAGCGGATAGGCTATCTCGGTACTGAGCCAGCTCAGCCGAGAGCGATCAAGGCATCATTTGAAGCCCATATTGAGCAGGGCCCAATTCTAGAGAAACAGGACCAGGTAATTGGTGTTGTAACGGGAGTTCAGGGCATTCGTTGGTATGACGTTACTTTTTACGGGATGCCCTGCCATGCCGGCCCAACCCCGATGGAGGATCGCCGCGATCCCGTTCAGGCAATGTCTATTCTGTGCGAACGTCTGTATCGCGAAACCCGGGAATACTCAGGAGATGCGCGTATGACTTGTGGGGACTTAAAGGCGGCGCCGGGTAGTCGCAACACAGTTCCTGAAGAGGTTGTACTGGCACTGGACCTCCGTCACCCCTTACCTGAAGGGTTAAACCATCTGCACGAATCTCTGTATAAAGCGGCTGAAAAAGTGCAGGAAGAAACAGGAACCAGAATCGATATTCGCGAAGAGTGGTATTCGCCCCCTGTAGCTTTTGATAAACATTGCATCAATGCAGTCAGCAGTGCTGTGCAGACTCTGGGGTATAGCAACCGCAAGATGGTCTCTGGTGCTGGGCACGATTCCGTCTACGTATCTCGGGTTGCCCCTGCGTCTATGATTTTTGTGCCTTGTGAAGGAGGTCTTTCACACAATGAGGCAGAGTCGGCCGAACCGGATCATCTGGAGGCGGGTTGCAATGTGTTGCTCCATGCAATGTTGAATAGTGCGGAATTGGCTTAG
- a CDS encoding dimethylarginine dimethylaminohydrolase family protein, which produces MGNFSLKHRQDNGGTVPLTEWGMDSEYGVLRDVLIGPVDNFSWRTGNASARRAERLGMKFDHKVAAAQHGEMLDAYRHAGVNTHLIPADSTLPYQIYGRDSSVMTPWGPIVTQMFSPWRRGEWAPIVKKYAELDIPIYDIITAGSLEGGDFMVLEPGVILCGYSGERTSPQGFEQMKSWVEKEGWEVKGYQFDPFFLHIDVMVAMLAEKLAAICVDAVEPELVQWFKSRNIEIIDIPFPQVLELGVNVVALGNDRVMLPKANTGLAEKCRAHGLEVIDPDISMITPGGGGVHCMCQPLRRDSANKG; this is translated from the coding sequence ATGGGTAATTTTAGTTTGAAGCACCGTCAAGATAACGGTGGCACGGTACCCCTGACAGAGTGGGGGATGGATTCTGAATACGGTGTACTTCGGGATGTTTTGATCGGTCCTGTGGATAACTTCAGTTGGCGTACCGGTAATGCCAGTGCACGACGCGCTGAGCGTCTTGGAATGAAGTTTGATCACAAGGTAGCCGCAGCACAACATGGAGAAATGCTCGATGCTTATCGCCATGCAGGAGTGAATACACATTTAATTCCAGCTGACAGCACTTTGCCCTATCAAATTTATGGACGTGACTCTTCGGTGATGACTCCCTGGGGTCCTATAGTGACTCAGATGTTCAGTCCTTGGCGCCGTGGTGAGTGGGCGCCCATTGTGAAGAAGTATGCAGAGCTGGATATTCCGATCTACGACATTATTACAGCGGGTTCCCTGGAGGGAGGGGATTTTATGGTGCTAGAGCCCGGCGTCATTCTGTGCGGATATTCCGGCGAACGCACCAGTCCGCAGGGGTTTGAGCAGATGAAAAGCTGGGTGGAAAAAGAGGGTTGGGAGGTTAAAGGTTATCAATTCGATCCATTCTTCCTTCATATCGATGTGATGGTTGCCATGCTTGCGGAAAAATTGGCGGCAATTTGCGTCGATGCTGTTGAACCAGAGCTGGTTCAATGGTTTAAGAGCCGCAATATAGAAATCATCGATATCCCATTCCCGCAGGTACTGGAACTTGGGGTGAATGTTGTTGCCCTGGGTAATGATCGGGTGATGTTGCCCAAGGCGAATACCGGCCTGGCAGAGAAGTGTCGCGCCCATGGCCTGGAAGTGATCGATCCAGATATATCGATGATTACCCCCGGTGGTGGTGGTGTTCATTGTATGTGTCAGCCACTGCGTCGGGATTCAGCCAACAAAGGCTGA
- a CDS encoding enoyl-CoA hydratase, which produces MQSECAEIQAQLKDRILEITINRPGRKNALTMAMYTEMAGLLNSAASNPDVRVAIITGAEGIFTSGNDLTDFLGGSAEGEESPVFQFMSALYHFPKPVVAAVNGPAVGIGTTMLLHCDLSFAGNDAMFQMPFVDLGLCPEYGSSYLLPRIAGHAKASELLLLSKRFSAQEAVEIGICNAAVAPEEAIVRAREAAAELAKKAPAAVRLTKQLLRRATQEKGLEFIQDEGRYFKERLASDEFKEAATAFMEKRPADFSKFN; this is translated from the coding sequence ATGCAAAGCGAATGTGCGGAGATTCAGGCTCAGCTCAAGGACCGTATCCTCGAAATTACGATAAACCGGCCCGGGCGCAAAAATGCCCTGACTATGGCCATGTATACCGAGATGGCAGGGTTGCTGAATAGTGCAGCTTCTAATCCAGACGTTCGTGTTGCGATCATTACTGGAGCAGAAGGTATATTTACCAGCGGCAATGATCTGACAGATTTCCTTGGCGGCTCTGCTGAAGGGGAAGAGTCTCCCGTATTCCAGTTTATGAGTGCTCTTTACCATTTTCCCAAGCCGGTGGTTGCTGCAGTGAACGGTCCGGCGGTAGGTATTGGCACTACGATGCTTTTACATTGTGACCTGTCTTTTGCAGGAAACGATGCCATGTTCCAGATGCCTTTTGTGGATCTGGGGTTGTGCCCAGAATACGGTTCCAGCTATTTGCTTCCGCGTATTGCCGGTCATGCCAAGGCTTCAGAATTACTGCTACTAAGTAAGCGTTTTAGCGCCCAGGAAGCGGTTGAAATCGGTATTTGTAATGCAGCGGTCGCACCTGAGGAGGCGATAGTGCGAGCCCGTGAAGCTGCAGCTGAGCTGGCCAAAAAAGCCCCGGCAGCTGTTCGCTTAACCAAGCAGTTACTGCGTAGAGCGACCCAAGAGAAAGGGTTGGAGTTTATTCAGGATGAAGGTCGTTACTTTAAGGAACGCCTTGCTTCTGATGAATTTAAGGAGGCTGCTACAGCCTTTATGGAAAAGAGGCCGGCAGATTTTTCCAAGTTTAATTGA
- the glpQ gene encoding glycerophosphodiester phosphodiesterase — MFKKLLSLVLIGFSVAATLTCADNIDHRNKQTIVVAHRGASAYLPEHTLESKALAYGMRPDYIEQDLVLSKDDHLIVMHDIYLDSVTNVAEVFPERARTDGHFYTIDFTLAELKQLQVSEPFVDSEDGLQAKYPERFPIWKSSFRLSTFEEELELIQGLNRSLGYDIGIYPEIKKPYFHHWEGKDIASIALQTLKKYGYTNRNQKVFFQCFDAEELQRVKYELMPSMGMDLSLVQLIAATDWGEKLIEVNGNIEKYNYDWMLEQGGLRKIATYANGIGPWYPMLMEVEDGQPRANGVVRRAHRRQLEVHPYTFRADKGKVPEEFDSFEHFLHFAVYQLRIDGLFTDHPDKAVDYLSRGRRSH; from the coding sequence ATGTTTAAAAAGCTTCTCTCATTAGTGTTGATTGGCTTTTCTGTAGCTGCGACACTAACCTGCGCTGACAATATTGATCACAGAAATAAACAAACTATTGTGGTGGCTCATAGAGGTGCCTCTGCCTATCTGCCTGAGCACACCCTAGAATCCAAAGCTCTGGCTTACGGTATGCGTCCAGACTATATCGAGCAAGATCTGGTACTCAGTAAAGATGACCACTTGATCGTAATGCACGATATTTACCTCGACAGCGTAACTAATGTCGCTGAGGTTTTTCCAGAGCGTGCTCGTACTGACGGCCACTTCTATACCATTGATTTTACTCTCGCTGAGCTGAAGCAGCTTCAGGTATCAGAACCCTTTGTAGATAGTGAGGATGGACTACAAGCAAAATACCCTGAAAGGTTTCCAATATGGAAGTCCAGTTTCAGGCTGTCCACCTTTGAAGAGGAACTGGAATTGATCCAGGGACTTAACCGTTCTCTGGGCTACGATATTGGTATCTATCCAGAAATTAAAAAGCCCTACTTCCACCACTGGGAAGGTAAAGATATTGCCTCAATAGCTCTGCAAACGTTAAAGAAATACGGCTATACCAACCGCAATCAAAAGGTTTTCTTTCAGTGCTTTGATGCGGAAGAACTCCAACGTGTTAAATATGAACTGATGCCCTCCATGGGAATGGATCTATCGCTAGTTCAGTTAATTGCAGCCACTGACTGGGGTGAAAAACTGATTGAAGTCAATGGAAATATCGAAAAATACAATTACGACTGGATGTTGGAGCAGGGCGGATTGCGTAAAATCGCCACCTACGCAAATGGGATTGGCCCCTGGTATCCTATGCTGATGGAAGTAGAAGATGGTCAACCGAGGGCCAATGGTGTTGTCCGCCGAGCACACCGCAGACAACTAGAAGTTCATCCCTATACTTTCCGAGCCGATAAAGGCAAGGTCCCCGAAGAGTTTGATAGCTTCGAGCATTTCCTTCATTTCGCCGTATACCAGCTGCGTATTGACGGCCTCTTTACCGATCACCCGGATAAAGCCGTCGACTACCTTTCCCGAGGGCGCAGGAGTCACTAA
- a CDS encoding long-chain fatty acid--CoA ligase, translating into MNGMMMQSQLILTGIMKHALNNSPDGEIVSITLDNPDFRYSYQQAFERASQLAYALQKLGANKGDRIGTLAWNDHRHFELYYATSCSGLVCHTINPRLFPEQISYIIEHAADRWLFIDPLFMPLIESLATHLGSIQGIVVLTDKAHMPNTTLSNVYCYETLIAAEPSEFHWPELEEESAAALCYTSGTTGNPKGVLYSHRSLMLHTYGVLMPDVFAIRRDEAILPVVPMFHVNAWSIPYAAPAVGAKLVLPGPKMGCGETLSKLIKKESVTIAAGVPTVWLALLKYLRESEETLPSLNRVVVGGSACPWSIMEEFEQKHEVYTHHAWGMTEMSPLGTYNARIPGKLPKEEAQALRLKQGRPGFGVEMRIVDPEGNTLAQDGLAFGALQVRGPWVCERYYRSNESALTEDGWFDTGDVATIDADGYLTITDRTKDVIKSGGEWISSIELENFAMTQAGVAEAAVIGVAHEKWAERPLLIVVPSEGKMVKTEEILASFKGHFANWWIPDDCVIVQEIPHTATGKVSKKDLREAYSDYLWPHEATV; encoded by the coding sequence ATGAATGGTATGATGATGCAATCCCAGCTCATCCTAACTGGTATTATGAAGCATGCACTGAACAACTCACCGGATGGTGAAATTGTTTCAATTACGCTGGATAATCCCGATTTCCGTTATAGCTATCAACAGGCTTTCGAACGAGCTTCACAGTTGGCATATGCACTACAAAAGCTTGGCGCCAATAAAGGGGATCGAATTGGTACTCTCGCCTGGAATGATCACCGGCATTTTGAACTCTATTACGCAACTTCCTGTAGCGGTCTTGTTTGCCACACCATTAACCCCAGGCTCTTTCCTGAACAAATATCTTATATTATTGAGCACGCCGCAGACCGATGGTTGTTTATTGATCCACTATTTATGCCCCTAATCGAATCCCTGGCAACACACCTGGGGTCCATACAAGGTATCGTTGTGCTGACTGATAAAGCACATATGCCCAACACTACTTTGAGCAATGTTTACTGCTATGAAACATTGATTGCAGCAGAGCCTTCTGAATTCCACTGGCCGGAGTTAGAAGAAGAATCTGCAGCAGCACTCTGTTACACGTCCGGTACTACAGGCAATCCCAAAGGAGTACTCTATTCCCACCGCTCACTTATGCTGCATACCTACGGCGTACTGATGCCTGATGTCTTTGCGATCAGGAGAGATGAAGCCATATTGCCCGTTGTTCCCATGTTTCATGTCAACGCCTGGTCGATACCCTATGCGGCGCCGGCCGTTGGAGCAAAGCTCGTATTGCCTGGTCCCAAAATGGGATGCGGAGAAACACTGAGTAAATTAATCAAAAAGGAATCCGTTACTATCGCTGCCGGCGTTCCAACGGTTTGGCTTGCACTGCTTAAATACCTTCGAGAGAGTGAAGAGACCCTACCCAGCCTTAATAGAGTAGTTGTCGGTGGATCGGCATGCCCCTGGAGTATCATGGAGGAGTTCGAACAAAAGCATGAGGTTTACACCCATCACGCCTGGGGCATGACGGAAATGAGCCCACTGGGAACCTACAATGCCCGCATACCTGGAAAGCTCCCCAAAGAAGAGGCACAGGCCCTCAGACTCAAGCAAGGCCGACCGGGTTTTGGGGTTGAGATGCGAATTGTAGATCCCGAGGGGAATACGCTGGCACAAGACGGACTGGCTTTTGGCGCTCTACAGGTACGTGGCCCCTGGGTCTGTGAGCGCTATTACCGATCCAATGAGTCGGCGCTTACTGAGGACGGCTGGTTTGATACTGGAGACGTTGCTACGATTGATGCTGACGGCTACCTGACTATCACCGATCGTACCAAGGACGTAATCAAGTCAGGCGGCGAGTGGATTTCCTCTATTGAGCTGGAAAATTTTGCCATGACACAGGCGGGAGTGGCAGAAGCTGCCGTCATTGGGGTTGCTCATGAAAAATGGGCTGAGCGCCCTCTCCTTATCGTTGTTCCCTCCGAGGGGAAAATGGTAAAAACTGAGGAGATACTGGCATCCTTTAAAGGGCATTTTGCCAACTGGTGGATCCCCGACGATTGTGTCATTGTTCAAGAGATCCCCCATACGGCCACAGGTAAAGTCAGTAAAAAAGACCTTAGGGAAGCTTACTCTGACTACCTATGGCCTCACGAAGCAACCGTATAA
- a CDS encoding M48 family metalloprotease: MKLIEQIFASIILVLIAGCAFNPATNKPDLVLMSEDREISIGKEMHEKLIESTPIYKDPVLTAYVNHVGQKVAAGSDRPDIKYHFTIIDSQDINAFALPGGYIYINRGLLTYLHSEAEMAAVLAHEIGHVTARHAVRQKTAATGASVVSVLSVLVTGSGVVGDVANLYSTAAVKGYGREMELEADRFGAQYMFNAGYDPQAMINVIGLLKDQETFARRRARIEGKKPQTYHGVFASHPRNDLRLQEVVNAAGQLPQENKETKVEYYREKTDGLVYGQNTQQSTKNRYNHKRLGFSLLFPDGWQVENQRSAIVGSAPDKSAKITITVNQRDGNQPADMALRSEFDLRKLEQDEKLNQYRLEGHTGKISPLEKEAADPDRIAVIFYGSRQFVLQGKITSNEDSDSEALDKYDNLFLTSIRSFRPLRQSDIVEEKDIKRLRYVQANEKTTFSSLAKHMEIGEYAEEQLRLLNGYYPRGEPEPGEWIKIIQ, translated from the coding sequence ATGAAACTGATCGAACAGATTTTTGCCAGCATAATCCTGGTACTCATCGCAGGATGTGCATTTAATCCTGCTACCAATAAGCCAGACCTGGTTTTAATGTCTGAAGATAGGGAAATTTCCATTGGTAAGGAGATGCATGAGAAACTTATAGAGAGCACTCCAATTTATAAAGACCCAGTCCTCACCGCCTACGTTAATCATGTCGGTCAAAAAGTTGCCGCTGGCAGCGACAGGCCTGATATCAAGTACCATTTCACAATCATTGACAGCCAGGATATCAACGCATTCGCTCTTCCCGGTGGGTATATCTATATCAACCGGGGCCTTCTGACTTACCTGCACTCTGAAGCTGAAATGGCAGCCGTACTTGCCCATGAAATTGGCCACGTTACTGCCCGTCATGCAGTTAGGCAAAAAACAGCTGCTACCGGAGCCAGTGTTGTATCTGTTCTGTCAGTTTTAGTTACCGGTAGTGGCGTGGTTGGGGATGTTGCAAACCTTTACAGCACTGCCGCAGTGAAGGGCTACGGCCGGGAGATGGAACTGGAAGCTGATCGCTTCGGGGCCCAGTATATGTTTAACGCGGGTTACGACCCACAAGCCATGATCAATGTTATTGGCCTACTAAAGGACCAGGAAACTTTTGCCCGTCGCCGGGCCCGTATCGAGGGCAAAAAGCCTCAAACATATCACGGTGTTTTTGCTTCGCATCCCAGAAACGACCTTCGCCTGCAGGAGGTCGTCAACGCGGCCGGTCAACTTCCCCAAGAAAACAAAGAGACCAAGGTTGAATACTATCGGGAAAAGACAGATGGGCTGGTGTATGGACAAAATACACAGCAGTCCACTAAAAATCGCTACAACCACAAACGACTGGGCTTCTCCCTTCTATTTCCCGATGGCTGGCAGGTAGAAAACCAACGCTCAGCCATCGTAGGTTCAGCACCAGATAAAAGTGCAAAAATTACCATTACGGTTAACCAACGGGATGGCAACCAACCCGCCGATATGGCGCTACGCTCAGAATTCGATCTCCGCAAACTGGAACAAGATGAGAAACTCAATCAATATCGGCTTGAGGGCCATACCGGAAAAATTTCGCCCCTGGAAAAAGAGGCAGCAGATCCAGACAGAATTGCAGTAATTTTCTATGGAAGCCGGCAATTCGTCCTGCAGGGAAAGATCACAAGCAATGAAGACTCTGACTCGGAAGCTCTTGATAAATATGACAATTTATTCCTAACTAGTATTAGGAGTTTTAGGCCGCTGCGACAATCAGACATCGTAGAAGAAAAGGACATTAAGCGCTTGCGCTACGTGCAAGCAAATGAAAAAACCACCTTTTCCTCTCTGGCAAAACATATGGAAATCGGCGAATATGCAGAGGAACAATTACGCCTGCTAAATGGCTACTACCCCCGAGGAGAACCCGAACCCGGGGAATGGATAAAGATCATTCAGTAG
- a CDS encoding VWA domain-containing protein yields the protein MIGAQKKRRQEEFSISFLDVICCGFGAIVLLLMIAKTAEPIVLEEAEVDLEGQVLELQQQLAEIRGETTIINRDLNAKREQIDIERKRIANLRGELEALQAEFASKTEGQSEDGKLRGELTIALQTITDEMRRLLGENYQRKNNVIGGIPVDSEYILFIIDTSGSMFNYGWDRMMAEMVNTLDLYPNVKGIQVMNDMGDYMFFNYRNKWIPDTPGRRQAILKRLKSWNPFSNSSPVEGIQKAVRSFYDPSKKISIYVLGDEFTGKSIRRVMLAVERVNAKHGEGKRNIRIHAVGFPVQFSRPPHLQTTGLRFAALMRELTYRNGGTFVGLNDFR from the coding sequence ATGATAGGAGCGCAGAAGAAGCGTCGCCAGGAAGAGTTCAGTATTTCCTTCTTGGATGTTATCTGCTGCGGATTTGGCGCAATCGTTTTGCTGCTAATGATTGCCAAAACCGCAGAGCCAATTGTACTTGAGGAAGCTGAAGTAGACCTCGAAGGGCAGGTTTTGGAACTGCAGCAACAGCTGGCGGAAATCCGTGGTGAAACCACTATCATCAACCGGGACCTCAACGCCAAGCGAGAGCAAATCGATATCGAGCGCAAAAGAATTGCCAATCTCCGCGGTGAGCTGGAAGCACTACAAGCAGAATTTGCCAGTAAAACCGAAGGGCAAAGTGAGGATGGGAAACTTAGAGGTGAGCTGACCATTGCACTGCAAACCATCACAGATGAAATGCGGCGCTTACTGGGTGAGAACTACCAGCGCAAAAATAATGTTATTGGCGGAATCCCTGTCGACAGTGAATATATCCTCTTCATTATCGATACCTCCGGCAGTATGTTTAATTACGGCTGGGACCGCATGATGGCGGAAATGGTCAACACCCTGGACCTATACCCCAATGTTAAAGGTATCCAGGTCATGAATGATATGGGGGACTATATGTTCTTCAATTATCGAAATAAGTGGATACCGGATACTCCAGGACGCCGACAGGCAATACTTAAGCGACTAAAATCCTGGAACCCGTTTAGCAATTCCAGCCCTGTTGAAGGTATTCAGAAAGCCGTCCGCAGCTTTTATGATCCCAGCAAGAAAATAAGTATTTATGTGCTAGGCGATGAATTCACCGGAAAGTCAATCCGAAGGGTTATGTTGGCTGTCGAGCGGGTGAATGCCAAGCACGGAGAGGGAAAGCGAAACATCAGAATCCACGCAGTGGGATTCCCGGTACAGTTCTCACGCCCTCCACACCTGCAAACTACAGGCTTGCGCTTTGCGGCCCTTATGCGCGAACTCACCTACCGAAATGGCGGTACTTTCGTGGGGTTGAATGATTTTCGCTAG
- a CDS encoding VWA domain-containing protein has protein sequence MGRKKRRFSTFSLSFLDIMSCGFGAVALIFLIIKHGSDHQIEVETEDLSAEVNLLEEEVEFGQEHLVQARNTLDIVSDELVEAQGLARRILEQIEETKGNIAEIDSIDEEEDIKRLQDKLKKLEQAKKNLEEENKKLGNNVRKFVGDGDRQYLTGLRLGGNRILILLDSSASMLGDKLIKIIRARNMSSPVKRKTEKWRRAVSTVSWLTAQFPRDSQYQIYTFNTSFRAVIAGTEDRWLNVDDRDQLDQAIKELDEVVPENGTSLERVFNAVNAMTPPPDNIILITDGLPTQGMNAPRKPTISGRDRRTLFKRAVKVLPKNIPINVILAPMEGDPFAASEFWKLAMQTQGSFLAPSRDWP, from the coding sequence ATGGGGCGTAAAAAACGTCGTTTTTCCACATTCAGCCTTTCATTTCTCGACATTATGTCCTGTGGTTTTGGGGCTGTTGCATTAATTTTTCTTATCATCAAGCACGGCTCCGACCACCAGATTGAGGTAGAGACTGAAGATCTCAGTGCCGAGGTGAATCTTCTTGAGGAGGAGGTGGAGTTTGGGCAGGAACACCTGGTCCAAGCCAGAAATACCCTGGATATTGTCAGCGATGAACTGGTTGAGGCACAGGGACTTGCACGGCGCATTTTAGAGCAAATTGAGGAAACAAAAGGCAATATTGCTGAAATCGACAGTATTGATGAAGAAGAGGATATAAAGAGACTTCAAGACAAACTCAAGAAACTGGAACAGGCAAAAAAGAACCTTGAAGAGGAAAATAAAAAACTTGGCAATAATGTCCGCAAATTCGTCGGCGACGGTGACCGCCAATACCTCACCGGTTTGCGTCTGGGCGGTAATCGTATCCTGATTTTATTGGATTCATCCGCATCCATGCTCGGTGATAAGCTGATTAAAATAATACGCGCCCGCAATATGTCTTCCCCCGTCAAGCGAAAAACCGAAAAGTGGCGCAGGGCCGTTAGTACCGTCTCCTGGCTTACCGCACAGTTTCCCAGAGATAGCCAATACCAGATCTATACTTTTAATACCTCTTTTCGTGCCGTAATCGCCGGAACTGAAGATCGCTGGCTCAATGTGGATGATCGCGACCAGTTAGACCAGGCTATCAAGGAGCTTGATGAGGTTGTGCCAGAAAATGGCACCAGCCTGGAGAGAGTATTTAACGCTGTTAACGCTATGACACCACCGCCCGACAACATTATCCTCATCACCGACGGGTTACCCACCCAAGGGATGAATGCGCCAAGAAAACCTACCATTTCAGGTAGAGACAGGCGCACCCTGTTCAAGCGGGCTGTCAAAGTACTACCCAAGAATATCCCCATCAATGTAATCCTTGCCCCTATGGAGGGAGACCCCTTTGCAGCCAGTGAATTTTGGAAGCTGGCGATGCAAACCCAGGGTTCTTTCCTCGCACCTTCGAGGGACTGGCCATGA